The following proteins are co-located in the Rattus norvegicus strain BN/NHsdMcwi chromosome 19, GRCr8, whole genome shotgun sequence genome:
- the LOC134483568 gene encoding disks large homolog 5-like, whose translation MPLTQTKLLAVTLASKHVLLFRPHCGLCMLYAFTPCGFTCVLLPTEACRQTSSPENILNKVQDNEEEERLNRELELTTKERNELTDRLLYVTGGSMNKSPYFRPNPFYENLKIKEKEVMSLLHNLDTKNIEHREKFQELKKEINFYRNLHSRLLMDQACMKKKLVTLKQESKELQRYLFELNPNDEDEQEKASNL comes from the exons atgcctcttacacagacCAAACttcttgcagtgacactggcttccaagcatgttctcctgtttagacctcactgtggtctgtgtatgctctatgcattcaccccatgcgggttcacttgtgttcttctacctacagaggcctgcagacagacgtcatcccctgaaaatatcctaaacaaggtgcaggacaacgaggaagaggagaggctgaatagagaactggagctaactaccaaggagagaaatgagctgacagatcgcctcctttatgtgacaggtggatccatgaacaagag cccctacttcaggccaaatccattttatgaaaacttgaagataaaggagaaagaggtcatgtcattactgcacaacttagacacaaagaacattgaacatcgtgagaaatttcaggagctcaagaaggagattaacttctatcg caacctgcacagccggctcctgatggaccaggcatgtatgaagaagaagttggtcacattgaagcaggagagcaaggagttacagcgatatttgtttgagttgaacccgaatgatgaagatgaacaggagaaggccagcaacctc